The following is a genomic window from Flavobacteriales bacterium.
GCGGCCCTAAAGACGATGACGGAGGCAAGAAGCGTCGACGTAAGCGTATTTCGAGCGACAATGCCGGTAAAGGACGCGTTCAGCGTCGAGGCGGCAAAAACGTTCCCAAAGCGGAGCCTACGGAGGAGGAAATCCAAAAGCAAATTAAGGAAACGCTCGATAAACTGACCAATCGAGGGAAATCCAAGTCTTCCAAGAATCGCCGCGACAAGCGCGAAGAGCACCGTGAGCGTGAGCAAATGGAAGAAGTGAAACGCGCCGAGGAGGGTTCTAAGCTGAAAGTGACGGAATTCGTTACCGTGGCGGAGCTCGCTAAGATGATGAACGTACCTACGACCAAGGTCATTGCCTCGTGTATGGAGCTCGGTATCATGGTAACCATGAACCAGCGTCTCGATGCCGAAACCTTGAGCATCGTCGCTGAGGAATTCGGATATGAAGTTGAGTTCGTATCGGCCGATGTTCAGGAAGCTGTTCAGGAAGTGGAGGATGACCCGTCTGAATTGGAGTATCGCGCTCCGATCGTTACGGTCATGGGGCACGTTGACCACGGTAAAACATCTTTGCTCGACTACGTTCGCGACGCCAACGTTATTGCGGGTGAGTCGGGTGGAATTACACAGCATATCGGTGCCTACTCTGTTGAGTTGGAAGGTGGACAACGAATCGCCTTTATCGATACTCCGGGTCACGAGGCCTTTACGGCCATGCGTGCTCGTGGAGCTCAAGTAACGGATATCGCCATTATCGTGATCGCGGCCGATGATGCCGTGATGCCTCAAACTAAAGAGGCCATCAGTCACGCCCAAGCAGCGGGAGTGCCTATCGTATTTGCGCTGAACAAGGTGGACCGCGAAGCGGCGAACCCCGAAAAGATCAAAGAACAATTGGCCGGAATGAACCTGGTGGTTGAGGATTGGGGTGGAAAATACCAAAGCCAGGAAGTATCAGCCAAGACGGGATTAAACGTGAAGGAACTCCTTGAAAAGGTGTTGCTCGAAGCGGAGATCCTCGATCTTAAAGCCAATCCAAAGCGATTGGCGAGTGGATCGGTCGTTGAGGCAACGCTCGATAAAGGACGCGGGTATACGACCACTATCTTGGTTCAGAACGGAACATTGCGCATTGGTGATTACTTGTTGGCCGGACAATACTCCGGTAAGGTGAAGGCGATGTTCGACGAAAGACAACACCCGGTAAAAGAGGCAGGACCTTCAACTCCGGTTTCCATTCTCGGGTTGGACGGTGCCCCACAGGCGGGTGACAAGTTCAAGGTCATGACCGATGAGCGTGAAGCGAAGGATATCGCTACGAAGCGACAACAGCTTCAGCGCGAGCAGAGCATGCGTACTCAAAAGCACATTACGCTTGACGAGATTGGCCGTCGTTTGGCCATTGGAGACTTCCAGGAGCTCAATATCATCGTAAAAGGTGACGTGGATGGTTCTATTGAAGCTCTGAGCGATAGCTTGCAGAAGTTGTCGACCGAAGAAATTCAGGTAAACATCATTCACAAGGCCGTTGGTGCCGTTACCGAATCGGATGTTTTGTTGGCATCGGCTTCTGACGCTGTGATTTTAGCCTTCCAGGTTCGACCGAGCATGGGAGCGCGTAAACTGGCCGATACCGAGCAGATCGATATTCGTACGTACTCGATTATCTACGACGCCATCAACGAGATCAAAGACGCCATGGAGGGTATGTTGTCTCCGGAGTTGAAAGAAGAGATCGTTGCCAACCTCGAAATTCGCGAGACATTCAAGATCTCCAAGGTCGGAACCATTGCGGGTTGTATGGTGCTCGATGGAAAGATCCACCGAAACAACGATGTGCGCATTATTCGCGACGGCGTTGTGATCTACACAGGAAAACTCGGATCATTGAAGCGCTTCAAAGACGACGCCAAAGAAGTAGCCAAAGGGTTCGAATGTGGATTGAATATCGAGAACTTCAACGACATTAAAGTCGGTGATATCATCGAGGCGTATCAAGAGGTGGAGGTGAAGAAGACCCTTGAATAGAAGGGAATTCGATATCGTCGCGAACGATGAAGCAACCGCTGCAATGCTCACCCATTGCACGCATGT
Proteins encoded in this region:
- the infB gene encoding translation initiation factor IF-2, translated to MAEVKSVRLNKVIKELNISLDRAATFLAEHGVEIDARPNTKIEGDIYTMLVDEFDQDKSKKLKAEAISIQNQKEKEALRAEQEKAEEEKEKEESEEVIRVKASRSGPKTIGKIDLDGGNKEETKEAEAKAEEPEDEAAEGVVEPKKEVKAEEPVAEESEKEEAVEKKEEKAVEPEVAKEQEAPEVAEEAPEEKKEAPAAKEEKEEKAEEAEAPAQDKPETKASEEATDSGSIKTQYQKLDGPKFVGKRIDLEQFKPKKKKVASSSGPKDDDGGKKRRRKRISSDNAGKGRVQRRGGKNVPKAEPTEEEIQKQIKETLDKLTNRGKSKSSKNRRDKREEHREREQMEEVKRAEEGSKLKVTEFVTVAELAKMMNVPTTKVIASCMELGIMVTMNQRLDAETLSIVAEEFGYEVEFVSADVQEAVQEVEDDPSELEYRAPIVTVMGHVDHGKTSLLDYVRDANVIAGESGGITQHIGAYSVELEGGQRIAFIDTPGHEAFTAMRARGAQVTDIAIIVIAADDAVMPQTKEAISHAQAAGVPIVFALNKVDREAANPEKIKEQLAGMNLVVEDWGGKYQSQEVSAKTGLNVKELLEKVLLEAEILDLKANPKRLASGSVVEATLDKGRGYTTTILVQNGTLRIGDYLLAGQYSGKVKAMFDERQHPVKEAGPSTPVSILGLDGAPQAGDKFKVMTDEREAKDIATKRQQLQREQSMRTQKHITLDEIGRRLAIGDFQELNIIVKGDVDGSIEALSDSLQKLSTEEIQVNIIHKAVGAVTESDVLLASASDAVILAFQVRPSMGARKLADTEQIDIRTYSIIYDAINEIKDAMEGMLSPELKEEIVANLEIRETFKISKVGTIAGCMVLDGKIHRNNDVRIIRDGVVIYTGKLGSLKRFKDDAKEVAKGFECGLNIENFNDIKVGDIIEAYQEVEVKKTLE